The Haloplanus salinarum genome includes a region encoding these proteins:
- a CDS encoding OapC/ArvC family zinc-ribbon domain-containing protein: MPHQCTNCERVFADGSKEMLSGCPDCGGNKFQFKPDSATETPTLGDEPGGGGADAGTSTGTTADTSPAPSPSPSAGESTSGGTVSADADPGAASDSTPASADDTAAGTDDDLIEAESDPSALEEDTAQADARSDVVSPDELDDAASPPQSVDDAAHAVPPTSDESPGIEDLRAELNDQFESIKILEPGQYELNLMELYDRQECIISLQEDGHYVIEVADTWRDDA, encoded by the coding sequence ATGCCCCACCAGTGTACGAACTGTGAACGCGTCTTCGCCGACGGGTCCAAGGAGATGCTCTCCGGGTGTCCCGACTGCGGGGGGAACAAGTTCCAGTTCAAACCGGACTCCGCGACCGAGACGCCGACGCTCGGCGACGAACCGGGGGGTGGCGGCGCCGACGCCGGAACGTCCACGGGAACGACTGCCGACACGTCACCCGCTCCCTCGCCGTCGCCCTCGGCCGGGGAGTCGACATCCGGGGGGACGGTATCGGCCGACGCCGATCCCGGCGCGGCCTCGGACTCGACGCCGGCCTCGGCGGACGACACGGCCGCCGGCACCGACGACGACCTCATCGAGGCCGAGTCCGACCCGAGCGCCCTCGAGGAGGACACCGCGCAGGCGGACGCCCGGAGCGACGTGGTCTCGCCCGACGAGCTCGACGACGCCGCGTCCCCGCCCCAGTCGGTCGACGACGCCGCCCACGCCGTCCCGCCGACGTCGGACGAGTCGCCGGGGATCGAGGACCTCCGAGCGGAGCTCAACGACCAGTTCGAGAGCATCAAGATCCTCGAACCCGGGCAGTACGAACTCAACCTGATGGAACTGTACGACCGCCAGGAGTGCATCATCTCCCTGCAGGAGGACGGCCACTACGTCATCGAGGTGGCCGACACCTGGCGCGACGACGCGTAA
- a CDS encoding DUF2073 domain-containing protein has translation MPEATPPDVDGVQIDLISGARMEDLTGMEKIRLILDGVREGNIVILEEGLSPDEESKLIEVTMTEISPDEFNGIEIETYPRSETADRSFLDRLMGRESTKKLTVIGPANQIQTLHKDENLISALVSRK, from the coding sequence ATGCCTGAAGCAACTCCGCCAGACGTCGACGGCGTCCAGATCGACCTCATCAGCGGGGCGCGGATGGAGGACCTCACGGGTATGGAGAAGATCCGCCTCATCCTCGACGGCGTCCGCGAGGGGAACATCGTCATCCTCGAGGAGGGGCTCTCCCCCGACGAGGAGTCGAAACTCATCGAGGTGACGATGACCGAGATCAGCCCCGACGAGTTCAACGGGATCGAGATCGAGACCTACCCCCGCTCCGAGACCGCGGACCGGAGCTTCCTCGACCGGCTGATGGGACGGGAGTCGACGAAGAAACTCACCGTCATCGGGCCGGCGAACCAGATCCAGACGCTCCACAAGGACGAGAACCTCATCAGCGCCCTCGTCTCACGCAAGTAA
- a CDS encoding Era-like GTP-binding protein, which yields MGLLTGLRDSITRVTDRLFSASDPKRIGIYGPPNAGKTTLANRIARDWTGDAVGPESHVPHETRRARRKENVEIERNGSTVTIDIVDTPGVTTKVDYKEFLEHDIEEEDAVRRSREATEGVAEAMHWLREDVDGVIYVLDSTEDPFTQVNTMLIGIIESQDLPVLILANKTDLEDSNIKQIENAFPQHETIPLSALEGDNMDEVYDKIAEYFG from the coding sequence ATGGGACTGCTCACAGGACTCAGAGACAGCATCACACGAGTTACGGATCGACTGTTCTCGGCCAGTGATCCCAAGCGCATCGGGATCTACGGACCGCCGAACGCCGGGAAGACAACACTCGCGAACCGGATCGCACGCGACTGGACGGGGGACGCCGTCGGCCCGGAGAGTCACGTCCCCCACGAGACCCGTCGCGCCCGCCGGAAGGAGAACGTCGAGATCGAGCGCAACGGGAGTACGGTCACCATCGACATCGTCGACACTCCCGGGGTCACGACGAAGGTCGATTACAAGGAGTTCCTCGAACACGACATCGAGGAGGAGGACGCGGTTCGTCGCTCCCGCGAGGCGACCGAGGGGGTCGCGGAGGCGATGCACTGGCTCCGCGAGGACGTCGACGGCGTCATCTACGTCCTCGACAGTACCGAGGACCCGTTCACGCAGGTGAACACGATGCTTATCGGGATCATCGAGAGCCAGGACCTCCCGGTGCTCATCCTCGCGAACAAGACGGACCTCGAGGACTCGAACATCAAGCAGATCGAGAACGCCTTCCCGCAACACGAGACGATCCCGCTCTCGGCGCTGGAAGGCGACAACATGGACGAAGTGTACGACAAGATCGCGGAGTACTTCGGGTGA
- a CDS encoding Cdc6/Cdc18 family protein — protein sequence MDANDSPSDDRSEVDAEEHDLDAPARDRTSDISGDVDIDDVLEDEDEDEDEDDNQGLFDDLLSGEPIFENKEVLRPSYTPHELPHRNEQINQMATILVSALRGDTPSNILIYGKTGTGKTASAKFVSKELESTSQKYDVPCEVEYINCEVTDTQYRVLAQLANKFIEKNRDVIDGRLDDLAALRSSVTEGDRTLADTRFDSLDAIDERIDTLEADREDMESVPMTGWPTDRVYSSFFEAVDYHERVVVIMLDEIDKLVEKSGDDTLYNLSRMNSELDNSRISIMGISNDLKFTDFLDPRVKSSLGEEEIVFPPYDANQLRDILQHRADVAFENGALTEDVIPLCAAFAAQEHGDARRALDLLRTAGELAERGQANTVEERHVRQAQDKIELDRVIEVVRTLPTQSKIVLFAIILLEKNGVHNINTGEVYNIYKRLCEEIDADVLTQRRVTDLISELDMLGIVNAVVVSKGRYGRTKEISLSVPVEETEAVLLSDSRLGDIENAQPFVQARFDN from the coding sequence ATGGACGCGAACGACTCACCTTCCGACGATCGCTCCGAGGTCGACGCCGAGGAGCACGATCTGGACGCGCCCGCTCGCGACCGGACGAGCGACATCTCCGGCGACGTCGACATCGACGACGTCCTCGAGGACGAGGACGAGGACGAGGACGAGGACGACAACCAGGGACTGTTCGACGACCTCCTCTCCGGCGAGCCGATCTTCGAGAACAAGGAGGTGCTCCGCCCCTCCTACACGCCACACGAACTGCCACACCGGAACGAGCAGATCAATCAGATGGCGACGATCCTCGTCTCGGCGCTGCGGGGGGATACACCCTCGAACATCCTCATCTACGGGAAGACCGGGACGGGCAAGACCGCGAGCGCGAAGTTCGTCAGCAAGGAACTCGAATCGACGTCCCAGAAGTACGACGTCCCCTGCGAGGTCGAGTATATCAACTGCGAGGTGACCGACACCCAGTATCGCGTCCTGGCACAGCTCGCCAACAAGTTCATCGAGAAGAACCGGGACGTCATCGACGGACGGCTCGACGACCTCGCGGCCCTCCGGTCGTCGGTCACGGAGGGTGATCGCACGCTCGCGGACACGCGTTTCGACTCCCTCGACGCCATCGACGAACGAATCGACACGCTCGAAGCCGACCGGGAGGATATGGAGTCCGTCCCCATGACGGGCTGGCCCACCGACCGCGTCTACAGTTCCTTCTTCGAGGCGGTCGACTATCACGAACGCGTCGTCGTCATCATGCTCGACGAAATCGACAAACTGGTCGAGAAGTCCGGCGACGACACGCTCTATAACCTCTCGCGGATGAACTCCGAACTCGACAACTCCCGTATCTCGATCATGGGCATCTCGAACGATCTGAAGTTCACCGACTTCCTCGACCCCCGTGTCAAGTCGAGCCTCGGGGAGGAGGAAATCGTCTTCCCCCCCTACGACGCCAACCAGTTGCGGGACATCCTCCAGCACCGTGCCGACGTTGCCTTCGAGAACGGCGCCCTCACCGAGGACGTCATCCCCCTCTGTGCCGCCTTCGCGGCCCAGGAACACGGCGACGCCCGCCGCGCCCTCGATCTACTCCGGACCGCCGGCGAACTCGCCGAACGCGGACAGGCCAACACCGTCGAGGAGCGACACGTCCGGCAGGCCCAGGACAAGATCGAACTCGACCGGGTCATCGAGGTAGTACGCACCCTCCCTACCCAGTCGAAGATCGTCCTCTTCGCGATCATCCTCCTGGAGAAAAACGGCGTTCACAACATCAACACGGGCGAGGTGTACAACATCTACAAGCGGTTGTGCGAGGAAATCGACGCCGACGTCCTCACCCAGCGGCGCGTCACCGACCTCATCTCCGAACTCGACATGCTCGGCATCGTCAACGCCGTCGTGGTGAGCAAGGGACGCTACGGGCGGACCAAGGAGATCAGCCTCTCGGTTCCCGTCGAGGAGACCGAGGCCGTCCTGCTCTCCGACTCCCGGCTCGGCGACATCGAGAACGCCCAGCCGTTCGTGCAGGCCCGGTTCGACAACTGA
- a CDS encoding S26 family signal peptidase encodes MSADDGPRPSDREADHDAEGPGPAGLADRAADHDAEGPGPAGLADRAADHDAERSDRAGPLDRVAGNEGLRLVVRETALSVGAVVAIGLLLFAISGVWPPMVAVESGSMEPHMQKGDLVFITDTSRFAPDAAHEGTGVVTRETGREVGYWKFGAHGSVIVYDEPADAGPPVIHRAQFWVEEGENWYDRANPDYVTGSDCGEVPNCPAPNAGFVTKGDHNGAYDQVNGISKPVKPEWIVGVARVRIPYLGWVRLGVSGTVLGTTTHTATGPTAAAVTVDTPTVGGPPGVDRTTPRRVSTPSPAAQAPTP; translated from the coding sequence ATGAGTGCCGACGACGGTCCGCGGCCGTCCGACCGGGAGGCGGACCACGACGCCGAGGGACCGGGTCCGGCGGGACTGGCCGATCGGGCGGCGGACCACGACGCCGAGGGACCGGGTCCGGCGGGACTGGCCGATCGGGCGGCGGACCACGACGCCGAGAGGTCGGACCGGGCGGGGCCGCTCGACCGGGTGGCCGGGAACGAGGGCCTCCGACTCGTCGTCCGCGAGACCGCGCTGAGCGTCGGTGCCGTGGTCGCCATCGGACTGTTGCTCTTTGCGATCAGCGGCGTGTGGCCGCCGATGGTCGCCGTCGAGAGCGGGAGCATGGAGCCACACATGCAGAAAGGCGACCTGGTCTTCATCACCGACACCAGCCGGTTCGCACCCGACGCCGCCCACGAAGGGACGGGCGTCGTCACCCGTGAGACGGGTCGCGAGGTCGGCTACTGGAAGTTCGGGGCCCACGGGTCGGTGATCGTCTACGACGAACCCGCCGACGCCGGACCGCCCGTGATCCACCGCGCACAGTTCTGGGTCGAGGAGGGGGAGAACTGGTACGACCGCGCGAACCCCGACTACGTCACCGGGAGCGACTGCGGCGAGGTGCCGAACTGTCCGGCACCGAACGCCGGGTTCGTAACCAAAGGCGACCACAACGGGGCGTACGACCAGGTGAACGGGATCAGCAAGCCCGTCAAGCCGGAGTGGATCGTCGGGGTCGCCCGCGTCCGGATCCCGTATCTCGGCTGGGTGCGTCTCGGCGTCTCCGGGACCGTCCTCGGGACGACGACCCACACGGCGACGGGACCGACCGCCGCAGCCGTGACCGTCGACACCCCGACCGTCGGAGGCCCACCGGGGGTCGACCGAACGACGCCACGCCGGGTGTCGACGCCGTCGCCGGCGGCGCAGGCACCCACGCCGTAG
- a CDS encoding DNA-directed DNA polymerase II small subunit, protein MSLETPARIARELARRGYNAEREAVTLLAGAADPATALDAAVESAPDDALRLTTDHVRSALSSADAASGTGGDDAAAAPPSADAIDPERPDAAADNTAVSTPPEKPKNSATESSSPVETKGSSELDTGSESGTATRQPQQPDVAGDITGRSTGTGEYGDFVSVFRDRYEKLSEQLRGRVNHRPASAIDDMPGGSDVAMIGLVNDVRSSANGHWIVELEDTTGTFPCLITKDRDIADLVDELLLDECVAVEGTLSDDAGIVFVDALHFPDVPRTHRPNTADRHVQAALVSDVHVGSQEFMADAWERFADWLHTDEAAAVEYLLLAGDMVEGVGVYPDQDEELDIVDIYDQYERFSEHLKAVPGDMEIVMIPGNHDAVRLAEPQPAFDEELRDIMSAHDARIVGNPSTVTVEGVSVLMYHGVSLDEVIAELPEGKASYDDPHRAMYHLLKKRHVAPKYGGHMRLAPEERDYLVIEDVPDIFHTGHVHKLGYGKYHNVLAVNSGCWQAQTAFQKSVNIDPDAGFAPIVDLDTLNLTVRKFA, encoded by the coding sequence GTGTCCCTCGAGACGCCCGCCCGGATCGCCCGGGAACTCGCCCGCCGTGGCTACAACGCCGAACGGGAAGCGGTGACGCTCCTGGCGGGCGCCGCCGACCCTGCGACGGCCCTCGACGCCGCCGTCGAGTCGGCCCCCGACGACGCGCTCCGACTCACGACCGACCACGTCCGGTCGGCGCTGTCGTCGGCCGACGCCGCTTCCGGGACCGGCGGCGACGACGCGGCCGCCGCCCCTCCGTCCGCCGACGCCATCGACCCCGAACGTCCGGACGCCGCCGCCGACAACACCGCCGTTTCGACTCCACCAGAAAAACCAAAAAATTCCGCGACCGAAAGTAGTTCTCCAGTCGAAACAAAGGGGTCTTCGGAGCTGGATACGGGGTCGGAGTCGGGGACGGCAACCCGCCAACCCCAGCAACCGGACGTCGCCGGCGACATCACCGGCCGGAGTACCGGCACCGGCGAGTACGGGGACTTCGTCTCCGTGTTCCGTGACCGGTACGAGAAGCTCTCGGAACAGCTACGGGGGCGGGTGAACCACCGTCCGGCGTCGGCCATCGACGACATGCCCGGCGGGAGCGACGTGGCCATGATCGGACTGGTGAACGACGTCCGCTCCTCGGCGAACGGCCACTGGATCGTCGAACTCGAGGACACGACCGGGACCTTCCCCTGTCTGATCACGAAGGACCGGGACATCGCCGACCTGGTGGACGAACTCCTCCTCGACGAGTGTGTCGCCGTCGAGGGCACCCTCTCCGACGACGCGGGCATCGTCTTCGTCGACGCGCTCCACTTCCCCGACGTACCCCGGACGCACCGACCGAACACGGCCGACCGGCACGTGCAGGCGGCGCTCGTCTCGGACGTCCACGTCGGCAGCCAGGAGTTCATGGCCGACGCCTGGGAGCGGTTCGCCGACTGGCTCCACACCGATGAGGCCGCGGCCGTCGAGTACCTGTTGCTCGCCGGCGACATGGTCGAGGGGGTCGGCGTCTACCCCGACCAGGACGAGGAACTCGATATCGTCGACATCTACGACCAGTACGAGCGGTTCTCGGAGCATCTCAAGGCGGTCCCCGGCGACATGGAGATCGTGATGATCCCGGGGAACCACGACGCCGTTCGGCTCGCGGAGCCCCAGCCGGCCTTCGACGAGGAGCTCCGGGACATCATGAGCGCCCACGACGCGCGGATCGTCGGCAACCCCTCGACCGTGACCGTCGAGGGCGTCTCGGTTCTGATGTACCACGGCGTCTCGCTCGACGAGGTGATCGCCGAACTCCCCGAGGGGAAGGCGAGCTACGACGACCCCCACCGTGCGATGTACCACCTGCTGAAGAAACGGCACGTCGCCCCGAAGTACGGCGGCCACATGCGCCTGGCTCCCGAGGAGCGGGATTACCTCGTGATCGAGGACGTCCCCGATATCTTCCACACCGGACACGTCCACAAGCTCGGCTACGGGAAGTACCACAACGTCCTCGCGGTCAACAGCGGCTGCTGGCAGGCCCAGACCGCCTTCCAGAAGAGCGTCAACATCGACCCCGACGCCGGCTTCGCCCCCATCGTCGACCTCGACACGCTGAACCTGACGGTCCGGAAGTTCGCCTGA
- a CDS encoding aspartate kinase, with the protein MRVVAKFGGTSLGSGDRIERAADTVAKAVAEGHEVAIVASAMGSTTDELLEEITFEAEDPDRAEIVSMGERTSVRMLKAALASRGVDATFVEPGSAAWPIITDEYGEVDAEETLQRAQDLADDLDNVVPVITGFLAQTLDGKVTTLGRGGSDTTAVMLGKFMDADEVVIVTDVEGVMTGDPRVVEGARNVGNITVDELRNLSFRGAEVVAPSALSYKDEDLTVRVVHYQHGDLLTGGTKIEGQFQNLIDMQDEPLACITVAGRALRNRPGILADLTQSLRDENINIDAVASGMDSVTFYVDEDISEDAEYVLHERVVEDETLSSVTVESHFAVIRVTGGELPNRPGIILDIVQPVSKAGINIHDLITSATSVAIFVDWDDREETLKIVQEQTI; encoded by the coding sequence ATGCGCGTAGTGGCGAAGTTCGGCGGCACCTCGCTGGGCAGCGGTGACCGAATCGAACGCGCGGCCGACACCGTCGCGAAGGCCGTCGCGGAGGGCCACGAGGTCGCCATCGTCGCGAGCGCCATGGGATCGACGACCGACGAACTCTTAGAGGAGATCACCTTCGAGGCCGAGGATCCCGACCGCGCGGAGATCGTCAGCATGGGCGAGCGGACGAGCGTCCGGATGCTGAAGGCGGCGCTGGCCTCCCGCGGCGTCGACGCAACCTTCGTCGAACCCGGATCGGCGGCGTGGCCGATCATCACCGACGAGTACGGCGAGGTCGACGCCGAGGAGACGCTGCAACGCGCCCAGGACCTCGCCGACGACCTCGACAACGTCGTCCCCGTCATCACGGGCTTTCTGGCCCAGACACTCGACGGTAAGGTGACCACGCTCGGGCGCGGCGGCAGCGACACCACGGCCGTGATGCTCGGCAAGTTCATGGACGCCGACGAGGTGGTCATCGTCACCGACGTCGAGGGCGTCATGACCGGCGACCCCCGGGTCGTCGAGGGCGCACGCAACGTCGGCAACATCACCGTCGACGAACTCCGGAACCTCTCCTTCCGGGGCGCCGAGGTTGTCGCCCCCAGCGCCCTCTCCTACAAGGACGAGGACCTGACGGTCAGGGTCGTCCACTACCAGCACGGCGACCTGCTGACCGGCGGCACGAAGATCGAGGGCCAGTTCCAGAACCTCATCGACATGCAGGACGAACCCCTCGCCTGCATCACCGTCGCCGGCCGCGCCCTGCGGAACCGGCCGGGCATCCTCGCCGACCTCACGCAGTCGCTTCGCGACGAGAACATCAACATCGACGCCGTCGCCAGCGGCATGGACTCGGTCACCTTCTACGTCGACGAGGATATCTCCGAGGACGCCGAGTACGTCCTCCACGAACGGGTCGTCGAGGACGAGACCCTCTCCTCGGTGACCGTCGAGAGCCACTTCGCCGTCATCCGGGTCACGGGCGGCGAACTCCCGAACCGCCCCGGGATCATCCTCGATATCGTCCAACCCGTCTCCAAGGCCGGTATCAACATCCACGACCTCATCACCTCGGCCACCTCGGTCGCCATCTTCGTCGACTGGGACGACCGCGAGGAGACGCTCAAAATCGTCCAGGAACAGACGATCTGA
- a CDS encoding metallophosphoesterase family protein gives MRLGVVSDIHGNRIALEAVLDDMPSVDGLVCAGDVVGYNPWPADCVATVRERGVPTVMGNHDRAVARDTAFRFNAMAKAGVDHARAALDDDALSWLADLPPERVVADGRVKLVHGHPEDPDRYTYPEEFSPRMLGDEDLLVTGHTHVQGHRVFADGVVMNPGSVGQPRDGDRRAGYAVVELTDGAGGGAVAVEERRVEYDVDAVVDAVREAGLPERIGTRLYEGR, from the coding sequence ATGCGTCTGGGCGTCGTCTCCGACATCCACGGGAACCGGATCGCGCTCGAAGCCGTCCTCGACGACATGCCGAGCGTCGACGGCCTCGTGTGTGCGGGCGACGTGGTCGGGTACAATCCCTGGCCGGCCGACTGCGTGGCGACCGTCCGGGAGCGGGGGGTGCCGACGGTGATGGGGAACCACGACCGCGCGGTCGCCCGGGACACCGCGTTCCGGTTCAACGCGATGGCGAAGGCGGGCGTCGATCACGCCCGCGCGGCCCTCGACGACGACGCCCTGTCGTGGCTGGCCGACCTGCCGCCCGAGCGGGTCGTCGCCGACGGGCGGGTGAAACTCGTCCACGGTCACCCCGAGGACCCCGACCGGTACACCTACCCCGAGGAGTTCTCGCCGCGGATGCTCGGCGACGAGGACCTGCTGGTGACGGGCCACACCCACGTCCAGGGCCACCGCGTCTTCGCGGACGGCGTCGTGATGAACCCCGGAAGCGTCGGCCAACCGCGGGACGGCGACCGGCGGGCGGGGTACGCGGTGGTCGAACTGACCGACGGGGCGGGTGGCGGGGCGGTGGCGGTCGAGGAACGGCGCGTCGAGTACGACGTCGACGCCGTCGTCGACGCGGTGCGGGAGGCGGGGTTGCCCGAGCGGATCGGGACGCGGCTGTACGAGGGGCGGTGA
- a CDS encoding IMP cyclohydrolase, which translates to MYVGRFVVVGPGIGAYRVSSRSFPNRRIVERDGTLTVAPTPEAPETDNPYVSYNCVRESEGRAVLGNGSHVDPVTEKLDLGYPARDALATALLSLDYEKDDYDTPRVAGVVADDAATVGIVRRDALVVERVDEPTLVATYEEDRPRPFEFAAADAAAAAREAYDLDFEHAVCAAGVAVDGGVETAVVNGD; encoded by the coding sequence ATGTACGTCGGCCGCTTCGTCGTCGTCGGACCGGGAATCGGCGCCTACCGCGTCTCCTCCCGGTCGTTCCCGAACCGTCGGATCGTCGAACGCGACGGCACGCTCACCGTCGCGCCGACGCCCGAGGCCCCCGAGACGGACAACCCCTACGTCTCCTACAACTGCGTGCGGGAGAGCGAGGGCCGGGCGGTGCTCGGCAACGGCTCCCACGTCGATCCGGTGACGGAGAAACTCGACCTGGGCTACCCGGCGCGGGACGCGCTGGCGACGGCTCTCCTCTCGCTCGACTACGAGAAGGACGACTACGACACCCCACGGGTCGCGGGGGTCGTCGCGGACGACGCCGCGACGGTGGGTATCGTCCGCCGGGACGCGCTGGTGGTCGAACGGGTCGACGAACCGACCCTCGTCGCCACGTACGAGGAGGACCGGCCCCGACCGTTCGAGTTCGCGGCGGCGGACGCGGCGGCCGCGGCCCGCGAGGCGTACGACCTGGACTTCGAACACGCCGTCTGTGCGGCGGGGGTCGCCGTCGATGGCGGCGTCGAGACGGCCGTCGTCAACGGGGATTGA
- a CDS encoding pyridoxamine 5'-phosphate oxidase family protein, with protein sequence MSSSYETLLGSEMDESGIDEFLRRTGVGVLSMSADGVPYGVPLSFGYDGEHLYFLFVGRSAELRKETYAERSEEASFVAFDVDADGNWRSVIVAGPIDRITPGEWDAARAALADNAFESDLLSAHDLREHPNVWALDVEERSGRVVGSE encoded by the coding sequence ATGAGTTCGTCGTACGAAACCCTGCTCGGGTCGGAGATGGACGAATCGGGCATCGACGAGTTCCTCAGACGAACCGGCGTTGGGGTGCTCTCGATGAGCGCCGACGGCGTCCCCTACGGCGTCCCGTTGTCGTTCGGCTACGACGGGGAGCACCTCTATTTCCTGTTCGTCGGCCGGTCCGCGGAGCTCAGAAAGGAGACCTACGCCGAGCGGTCCGAGGAGGCGAGTTTCGTCGCCTTCGACGTCGACGCCGACGGGAACTGGCGGAGCGTCATCGTCGCGGGACCGATCGACCGGATCACTCCCGGCGAGTGGGACGCCGCGCGGGCGGCGTTGGCCGACAACGCGTTCGAGTCGGACCTCCTCTCGGCACACGACCTCCGGGAGCATCCCAACGTGTGGGCACTCGACGTCGAGGAACGGTCGGGGCGGGTCGTCGGCTCCGAGTGA